The sequence below is a genomic window from Takifugu flavidus isolate HTHZ2018 chromosome 11, ASM371156v2, whole genome shotgun sequence.
CCATGCTGAGAGGCAGGTTCTGGAACAGTTAAATAACTTTTCTCTTGATGGTCTCCAGTGTCCCAATGAAGCACCTCCCCTTAATAGCGCAAGAGGCCAAATGGGTCTTTTCTTACAAAACTCTAACCAAATATTTAATACATGTGAATGAAGGCGATATATCTTTCACAATCAGACAACAGCTTTACTAAAATGGAATTCAGTGGGTGACTGGAATTTCTAAACGCATTTTATAGGTGTATATTTTACCTTGTGGTTTTGAGAagtgtaaaataaaacattaatctCCAGTAGTCGTCATCGTCATCTTCAATAGTTCGAGCCTCTGCTATACTGTACCAGTAGAGTACCTCATAACTGGCCTCTGGGACTGTAGTTTCAAAGGAAGTACTTTCTTTACATGCTTCAACTGTAGGACTTCAAGTCCCACAATGCCTTTAGCGCTGTTGTAGGCTTCCTTTGCCTTCACTGCTGCCTGTCGTGAAGCGCTGATCTCAGAACCATGTGGATGTACCACGCGCTTGTGTGTGAGCATTTGGAGATCTGCGATTTTTATCCGGGTCAGTCCATGTTGACGCTGCCTGACGTGCACTGGTCCCAATGTTTACTTCTCTGGCATGTCTTCTCCATCACGGCAAAGTAATATTTTGCTCAGCCGAAGACGACCTATGTGGTTTTATGAAACACATGTAAAGGGCACCATGTTTGACCGgcgtgtgtgtaaatgttgaCGATGCGTTAGCTATCCgcagcagaaaaacagctggaaaggctcctctctccttcaccGAGCTTGTTAGTCGACAATTGGAAGATCGTCCTCGGCTCCATGATGGCGATGTTTTGGAGCTTTGTCTCGGCGAGCGCACAActccgccagcagcagcagcagccgcagcagcagcccggcAGCGGCCCAGGCTCGCTGGCAGCGCCGACCGAAAGCATCGAGAGTCAGTTCTCTTGTCCCATCTGTCTGGAGGTGTATCACAAACCTGTCAGCATCGCCAGCTGCGCGCACACGTAAAGTCCCCGCTTGtgctttctgtgtgttttactgtgtgTTGCGACTGGACCTTTAGAAAGTTGCGCTTTCGTTGTCGAGTGCACATTTCAACATGTCtttggtgtttgttttgtgttgtttatgaCAGTagatttatcattattattgttgttattatatACAGAACAAATATAATGCGTTTAGGGTCATCGTTTAGAACTTTTTGTTTTACACGGTAATATTTATACTCTTATTAAATTTGCATCACATTAAGGCgatataaataaaacagtgtCTAATTTCACATCTATATACAGTTTTTTATAGGTCTGTGGCTGATTTATGCTTAAATTAATAGCTAATCAGTTTAAAAGTGAAATTAATTGAGTTATTTTCATAtgtatttcttatttcttttatGCTTCACTTACTGTATATCAAAAATGTCCAGatggaagtgttttttttaaaatttaaactgTGTTTTCTAATTGTATTCATAATCTATTTCATTGTACATATACAGTATCACAGCTCACAGGTATTTTCAGTACTCATGTGCACATTAGTTATTTACTGTATGATTTAAATTGTAGAATCTGTTCCTATTCCTATACATTGATTTCTCCCGTGTTATTTGCAAAGAGGTTAAATCACAATAAAAGTTTGATATTGACAGGCAGGTGAGCTGTAGCTGAACTGGGCTTCTCTTTGATCCCCACCTTCACTTGATGTGCTGAAGGGTAAAAGTAGATTTTAGCCATTTTAAGATTACaagcagaggagagaacagaagCTCTTTTAATAAATGAGTGGAACTTGTGTAGCCTTGAGTTTAATGAAGCCTGACTTTCTTGTCATTGCTCATTTTCAAACctgttcctgttttatttaagtGAATTATACAGTCTTGATTGTAGTGATTATAGACTGTAGCCCTGTAAATAGTTAAATGTGTGACTGAAGGGGAATGGCATTATTTTCTCGTGCCATTAGAGGCATCTTACTATATGTGGAGTTCTGTTGGAGAGGAGTTTATTAGATCCTTTTTAATGTGTCTCAGTGGGGGAACTGAAACGAACAACAAAGAGCAGAGAACTCAGGTAGCCTCAATTCTATTTCTAGTTAAAGGAAATCTGCAGCTATTTTTACGCTGAGCTGctgatgaggatggatgaaAATGTTGGAAACTCTGCCAGGAATAATGTTCACTCCTTCAACCACTACGGAAGGGACACAGTTGGCCATCTCAGTGTCTGCAATACCCACTTTATCAAAGTCAAGTGTTTTCATTTAATTCCACCTCTGCACTGTGGCCGTCGGCTTCACAGCATTGATTATACATTAGTTCGACACCCTAGAGATTCATTGGATGGCTTCTGATTTACATTCATCCCCTTTAAAGTGcatatatttgtgtgtatttgtcaaAGAAATAGGAAGATAATGCAACACATTTTAAAGTCTAAATTTTAAACCCACAAAACAGAGTTTGATTCAATGAATCCATTTAATGTAAagtctttattattatttagatttTCAATAGTCTTTTTGCCTTCAGTGGAATGATATAAAGTGAGTGTTtgctcaggaggctgcagacctgtTGGCCATGCTTGTGATTTACTGGAACATATAATCATCCTCTGCGTTCTCTACTGCTGCTCTGTTACTCCAGGTTCTGTGGCGAGTGTCTTCAGCCCTGTCTCCAGGTGACCTCCCCCCTCTGCCCACTTTGCCGCGTGCCCTTTGACCCTAAGAAAGTGGAGCGCTCCTCCAGCGTGGAGAAGCAGCTTGCCTCATTCAAAGCACCCTGCAGGGGCTGCAGCAAGAAGGTAGGTGCTCGACATCGGTTAGCCGTGCTGTCGGGTCACATGTGCAGCGCTGTCTTTGATTGGCTACAGTCGCCGTCGTGTGTCTGCTCTCAGGTGACTCTGGTGAAGATGAGATCCCACATTGTTTCTTGTTCTAAAGTACAAGAACAGATTGCCAACTGCCCCAAGTTCGTCCCTGTGGTACCCACCTCCCAACCCATACCAAGGTACGCAGGTCCCACAGATCCAGAGCAACAGAGACAGAGGTGCTGTCAAAATCTCTGTCCAAGTCCTAATGAAACcataaaaaataatgaaaattgtAGCTGAACAGACACTCTAAAGTCCTACATTACACCCCCTTTATCTCTTACTAAATCATTCTACTGACGTCAGATTGAATCTTGATGTCCACCTGCGTCAGCCATGAATTCTCTTGTGTATATTTGCTTCCTTATACGCAGCAATATTCCAAACCGATCTACATTTGTGTGCCCGTTCTGTGGGGCCAGAAACCTGGACCAGCAGGAACTGGTGAAACACTGTATGGACAACCACCGTAATGACCCCAATAAAGTGGTAAGAAACAAGCAGACAATTCATTATGTGTTGTTCACCTGTAGAAAAGCGTTTAATCCTGAAGCAGATGAAGAGCTTTGTCACAATAGTCCTGGAAACAAAAAGAATTCCCTCAAAATTCTCGGTTGAATCTCCAGGTGAGACTGTCCGTTACAGCTTTAACAAGTCTGCTTCAAGCAGCATCTTCAAGCAAGCACTATcatccacagacaacaaacaaaacacgTGTCACCGAGCCTCATCAAACCgcgtttgtgtttgcaggtgtgtcCCGTGTGTTCAGCTATGCCGTGGGGAGATCCCAGCTATAAGAGCTCCAATTTCCTCCAGCACCTACTCCATAGACACAAATTTTCATACGACACATTTGTTGTAAGTTTCATCTTGTCTTCCACCACGAGGTTTCTGGAAGGTTTCATCTACTCCCAGTttaattaacaataataatgactcCCAGTTCCCAGTAAAACACGAGTGAACAAGAATGTGACATTTAATAATGTATAGTATGCATTTGCTATGGGCAATAGGTAGTTCCTCAACATCTGTGGAGGCATCTCTGTAGATATTTAGCCCCTGACAGCAACAAAGGGCCACACCTGAACCCATGTTTTCTAAAATACCTTTCTAAATGAATCAATTTAAGCATGTAAACCTGTGCTGATGTTAAATGTTCTTTCTTTTCCAGGACTACAGCATTGATGAAGATGCAGCCCTACAGGCAGCTCTGACGTTGTCACTGGCTGATAACTGACAACAGTTCCCGTTCTCTCACCAACAGACGACAGAATGGCTGCTGCCTCTCGGTTGCTCAGAGGGTTTCACGCAGCCGACAGACACAAACCGATCCGGGAGGATTCACATATTCTGTCACCTGCTTTCCATGCCAAGGACTGCGAGGCATATTTGCTATGTTGCGAAGCAAAAGCAGGACAGAGGTGACATTTTGAGGGTTTCAGACCACAAGAGACAAACATTGACCCAAACCATCCACTGCTTTGGCTCGCACAGAAGCCCTCATTTGGATCACCATAGCATGAAGGGCTACCTCCATTTAAAACGTCTCCACTCTGTGAGTATTAACCCTCCAAACGCTTCATCGATGGCTCAGGGCTGTGACTCCCTTTGCTTGAACGTCCTGAATGCCGTCCCTCACCGTCGGTAACCGTCTAAGGCTTTTTTATTTGCTGTACTAGCCAACTTCATGGAAATCTACATTAATCTAAATACAGATGACCCATAACTCCTCAGATATGTAATGTTGTTTTGCACTTACCTGCCCAAACGTGGATCGCTGTGAAGTTTTGACCACAGATTCCACCAAGCATGAGTTTATGCCACTCAGCTATGTCGTATTCTGACTGTACGTATGTTGgctgaggtgagtgtgtgtgtgttgcacacaCTTGTATTTCTCTGTGGTCCAGCTTTGGGGCGAGTTTTGAATATTCTACCCGTTCTGTTGACCTTCTTGTTTACATGACTGTGTACACTTTGTCCAATGCCAGTGGCTGCAGCAAGGATGCTCAGAAGCGCAACGGTCACTAGAAATTACACTGCTAGCATCATCCTAGGGTCTCCAAAACATCTGGCAAAGAGAGAAATAACCTAGAATAGGATTATTGAGGACATCAACAGAGAACTTTATGtctaaataaaagcacaaaggcCAGTTGTTGAAAGTaacatttttcattgtttttggaAAATCTCATTTGGAACTTGATTGCAACGTCCTGTTCGAATGGTTCCAGGGTCATACCATATCTGTTGCTTAATCCAGTTCAACGCAGCGATGTTGGTTGGGTCTGCCGGCTTTAAATATGTCTAAACACGTGCTTGTGAACTGTCTTTGTTGCGTCAGACTTTCTGCTTCAGGTTCTGTGTTCACATGAAAAGTGACATTTTGTGCGTTCGACGCCTCAACCACACATGAACTAATCACACCAAAATTCAACGACAGAGCTGTTGAACCATGTGCATTATGTGGCTTGATCTTACTGAAGCAGTCCAAAAAAAACGTATTACCAAGCCACGTGCACGAATGCAAGCCCCCAGACCTGGAGCTCACAGATCCTAAGGAACGACATTCAGTGTCAcgttcactttttatttttattttatcctgTAGCCTGTATTTTTTTGGAAATTGGCCCATAGTTTTAAGAGAATATACTGATACCTCAGTAATGCGGTGCTGACAGCAGTGACATTTATATACAACAAGATTACTGTTAAAAGTGTCTGCGCCTCACATTTATCTGTGTTCAGCTTATGAGTAGGTATATACAGTAATATATCAATCTTTTAAAATGGCTGTCTGTTGGATATTTTAGATGAATTCCTCCATTTTATTGTCTATGCACACAGGAATAAACTGTACCAAGTAAAAAGAAGGCTTTTGTCCTCATTTCTTCAGCAAGACAGTGTTATTGATGGCATCAGTAACTGACAGGTAGCTCAGTCTTGGAGTGATCTCCACCCTCTCGGTCCTGTTCTTCCATCCGGGTCTAATGCTGCTGAAACTGAAGTCAATTATTTCATGTGTCATTCACAGAGAAAGTACCTGAAGCAGAAATCAGCATGGTGCGATTCTCTCCAGGAAGGACGACGGGCGCcagttcctgtttttttttggtttctccGCTGGTCAACTTTGAAAGTCAGGCATTGTTAACTGGACAGTGACTAAACTCTTAAATCTCTGTCTCCGTCGCTCACAGTTGTGTCATTACATTAAGAATTATCCAATAATTCCACTGATCATATCTGTGATGTGGAGGTGTGACTTTTAAGAGCTTTTAAATTTGCACCTCGTGTCCATCAAAGACTCCAGAGGTGTCAGACAGATGTGCTGATTCTGTGACCACATGGTTAAAGATTAGATTACTCATCGCCGTCATTGTTTACCTGTTTTCTAtcaatgtaaatatttgcatcTCTCAACATTGATATATCCTCGTTTGTCGCTGAGGTTTGTCGCAGATATGAAACCAGCCTAAAGCTTTGACACACCTTCTTATtccatgtatttatttttaccaaTATCTCTCCATACTGAAGACATCAAAACTATCAAGCAAGATATATGGAATTaggcagcaaacacaaacatgtgaaaTAACTTGTCTATcttatatttttaattatttcccaAACTTTTGTCAAATCAAATGCTTCAAGGACAGCTTTGCAAACCCTCGGCTTTCTCTCAAGGAGCTTCGTGAAGCCTGAAATGAACCTTTTCAAGGTTAATTTTCAGTAATTCTTGCATTGTGATGTGTTGTGCAGGGGTCAGCTTGGTGCACAGCCTTATTTAAATGTTATAATCCGCAATATGGCAGGAACCAATCAGCCATTCAAAGAGAAACAACAGCCCATCATTACAGCCAGTCCGCAAAAATCCAAGTCAACAAACTCAGAAACTGCAAGTTAACggatccgtccgtccgtccgtccatccatgcGTCACCTTGCAGTATAGGGAAGGAGGTGTGATGTGCAGCGGTGCTTTGCTGGTGACACTGAAGGCACGCTGAAGCGTCATGGCAACCACAGCAGCGATAAGCCAGCCTATCTGGTTTGGCTGGACCAGTATTCATTTTTCAATGACCCCAATGACAcctccaggctgtgtgaggGCGATTTATCAAAGGAGAGTGAGGAGTGTTGCCTCAGGTGACCCGGCCTCCACAGCCACCCGACCTGAACCCGACCGAGATGGTCTGCAGTGAGATGGACCGTAAAGGCAGAAGGGTCAACAAGTGCTCAGAGGCGCTGGGAACTCCTTCAAGACTGTTGAAAAACCATTTCAGGTGACTCCCCCTGGAAGCTCATGGAGAGACTGCCAAGAGTGTGTAAAGCATTCATCAAAGAGAGGCTATTTTGAAGaatctaaaatataaaacatgtGCTTTGGTGCCTTCCGTGAGAAGTTTAAATGGAAATAGTCAGGGAAATACAGAAAAACCATTAGATGAAAAGGTGTGTCCACATTTTTGACCAGCAGTGTATATATTCAGAAATGACCATGAAATGATATAATATCAGACATCAGCCACTTCTCCTTCTACTTCATTTGGGACAATGAAGTTGTGAAAATATAAATGACTCTTGCAGAGTGATCCACCACCAAGAGTTATATGTGGTTGCATCAGTGGAAGGCAGCTGTTCTACCCCCCCGAAGGGCCATAATGACCAGGCATGGAAATCATGTTTTTATGTGGAGGAACAGCAAAGCAGAACCAGCAATAAATGATGCTTTCATTTTTTGCACTTTGTCCCCTTTCCTAAACACGTAAATGAGGAATTTACATTCTCATCCTGCCTGTATGCTTTTAAATCCTACACTCCTTTATATGGGCATGTGCCATTATTTTTCATCTAAATTCTagagaggaggaaaaccttGTTCTGAGGAGTTAATGTACAGATACACTGTATTATTCCAGGGTGTGCTTGCatattatttatacattttttttaaatgaaattggATTTAATAAGAGTAAATGGTGGCACAGACAGATTTAGGGGGTCACTAATATAAATTTCATGCTGTTTCTTTTCCAGATCAATGTAATaatagcatttttttaaataaatatttgttacATTTTTCATGTGTAGCACCATTGTTCCTTTTTATTACTTGGATTCTTCACGATAAACAGCATCCTAAACTGTTCACTCAACTCGTTTTTCTTTCAAGAAATACAAAATAACTTTGGTCAATCCTGTTGTGAaaattctcctcctctttcccatgtatgcacgcacgcaggcacacacacacgcacacacgcacacacgcacgcacacacagtaaAAGGTTGGAGCCTCTTTTGCCTTCCGAACTGCCTGACTACTTCATTTCATCCTTTCCACCAGGTGTTGGAAACATTTCGCAGAGATTTCCCAAAGGTGACCTATTGGACTGAGACCTGGTCACTGTGGAGGCCACGAGCTTTGTGACGTGGTGTATTATCCTGCTGGAAGTAGCCACAGGGAGGCTGCAGAGTTTAAATGATGCTTAGTTGGTACTAAGGGCCAAAGAATACATCTGTTACACCACCACAGGCGTGAACCGTTGCTACATGGCAGGATGGATTCCTGCTTGTCATGTTGTTCTGACCGACCATCTTAATGTCTCAGCTGAAATCCAGACTCATCAGACCAGGAAATGTTTTTCTGATCTTCTACGGTCAGGGTTTGGTGAGCTTGTGTGAATTGCTGCCTCACTCTCCTGTTCGTGGCTAACAGGAGGGGCACCATtgtggtctcctgctgctgtagcccatcttcttcaagGCTGGAGGTGTGGTGGGTTCAGAGATGGCGCATGGAAAAAGCAACAGTGAAGAGGGAAGTTCTTTGCTCCATCACCACCACGACCTTTGCCTGTTTGAGGATCCGTTCAGGCTTCTTGGTACCTTTTAGTTCCAGGTCCATGTTGCTTGGATTTTGTTGTTCTTCCTCAGATTGGGTGCTTCTTGAGCAATCTGCTCTTCTTGATGAGAGTATCATTTATGTAGACCCGAGTCGCCTTTCAGTAGTTGACAATAGTTCTGATTTGTGTTTCAGACTTACAAACCAAACCATGACGGCAGGCTGAGACTCAGAGTCTCTTCTGAGAAGGGTATGACAGGCTGAGATATTGTTTTCATCGACAAGAATGTTTCTACCATCAAAGAACCTCAGGACCTGGATCTATTCTTTCATGTTCTGAAAGAATAGATCCAGTGGTGTGGAGTATCTATATATTTCTGCCTACAATTTAATGCAACAGATGATGGAAAAtcaagtacacacacacgcgcgcgcgcgcacacacacacacacacacacagaggcacagcTTAGGGTTGATGtggaaaaaggagggggggtatAAGAGTGTAGTGCTTTGGTTTGGCATAGTTAGAACTTTTAGCACCTGCTTTGCCACTTTGACAGCATAGACATAttgagctctgtgtgtgtgtgtgtgtgcatgtatgcatgttttcttttgcattttctgtGTCTAGCTCATCTACCAATTCTGTGAGTGCCCTTTCTTACAATTAGTCATCCCTGTCTTGGATCCCAAGCCTAGTTTATGCCAATTATAAATAGATTTCCCAGGTCTGCTGCACTTGTGAGGTCACTAGTGTCAGAAGCTGTACAGTGGACCTAGGAAATTTATTTATGCCAATTTTTACCAAATTTGCCAGGTCCATTGTACATAGTACTGTTACTGAAACTAGTGACCTCACAAGTGCAGCTCATTAGTGCAAACTCACATCCGTGCCAGCTGAATGTCCAGAACGTATGGCTGCAgataaaaagcaaaataaatcaaaacaaaaaaccactAAGGAGTTAGTTTGATCTACATCTTGGTGTCAAACTCAGGAATGAGCTCAGGTATCAGTGTAACCAGGAGGATTACTTGAGCCTTGTCCTTAAGCCAGGCTTCGGAACGGGGTCCTTATGAGCGCATGATAGCAGGGCTGATTGTATGAGCACAGTATCAGTCAATGGTTAAATGCACCATATGATATATCAACATGATaacaaaaacccccaaaaacaTAATGTATAGATGTTGTTAGTTTAGCTACCCACTAAAATGCACATGGTGAATCTTTTAAAACTATGCTCCACCTGTCAATACCAGTATTTGTGTGTCATTGTGTAAGGAACATTTTATATTTGGCACTGTTCCACAGCATGGAAAATATGACATAATCTCATTGCCATTAGATCTCATTCTAGAAATTGGCCCTGATATTGTAACCTAATTATAGGCATCTTGTCTTGAAAGCAGCTAAATCTGGCAGTGGAGTCTTGTATTACTGACACACTATGAGCTGGAGATTGGCGTTCATGCCCAATATAACAACTTTCCATGTATTTATAGGCCAGCGGGGAGTCAGAATAGCATCTGTGTGGGTTGAAAATGAACCTGGCTTGGTGCTTGGGAATATATTTATTCTTGTTCCAGTGATGGTTCCTATTCATAGCATTCCATTACATCACTGCATTTCTATTCTGCTGGGCAAACAACAGGTGCCCAGACTCAGTACAGGTGTAGGGCAGGAAGTGTTTGGGACAGCAGGAAAAAAGGGTCATCCTTTCTCTTTCTATTACTTTCAGCATCACTGAAAAGATCGAGAAGTCAGTTCTGTGTCTCcatcaaatgcatttttaagatTCATTGCCATTGTATagaaaattaaatcaaaatagCAGAGATATTAGAACAATCACACATGTAATTCAGCTGTTCCTGACATTGATTTAACCCCCCTTTTATGAAAAATAAGTTAATAACAATAAAGGCAGCAGTAGTGGCTTTATATTGCCGTTAATTTTTGATTACACAAAATTTGTTTttcacacaaaataaaaatacttcatattttttattaatgttcATTCATCTTGAAATATATCCCTATTACTTATCCTTAATGTTGTTTCATATTGTTAAGGAAGAGTAGATGCACAATAACTAAAAGTCAAATGATATAagtgaacaacaaaaacagttaCATGTAATAACAGTAGTTGGGAAAATGTCACTCTGACGTTTGCAAGTACACATTTAGTTTACAAACAGCTTAATCGTGAAAAGCAAATGGAAGTTTTTCTAttaccaagtcaaaatgattatGACGAGGCTGAAATGAGTGCATGCTTGGTTTAACTGAAACGgtaatacagtgggacctctacttacgaacgtctctacatgcaaaattttcaggttacgaaacgtctcaacgggaaaatatttcatcttgttacgaaataaatttcaggatacgaaagtcaaaaatacgctaccgctgctactcacagcttgcggagtttagcgaatgcaaacatgcttgtagatgctctgccattggctatcgcctagcatcttcctgtcatcccattggctaggagggacgtcaatatgtacaagtttgtgtgtatcccagcgtcgccttcgtttaacttttatttattgtgggtgttcgtatgtttgtccattagatggcggtgttaccacaagtgttaacgttcgttgctagtaatgaggctaatgtaagattagcctgtaatacagttcattttgttcctggagaagccttgcactgaattcctacatttattgtgcggtaatctaattgtaacatgtatttgttacatcttttgatgcatttttatgatttgtaaaaaaaattatgtccgaatttttgggggcttggaacggattaggtcatttacatggaaaacgtatctctacttacgtaattttcaggttacgaaacaacttctggaaccaattaatttcgtaagtagaggtctcATTGTACTCTGTTTCTTTGCACGCATGCAGAAGCAACAAATCTGATGTATACCAAGTTCAAATATTCTCCTGTGGACCTGTCCCAATGCTACAACAGAGGAAAGTTTGACTCTAACAGGCGGTCAGGACACTGGACAACCTGCCTCCTGGTGCTTGGCTAACAGTGAAATCCTGGAGAAAGTCTTGAGGCAGCATGCACACTGGTACCTTTTCATTTCAGAGTGGGTCTGAAGGTGGGCCCGCAGGTTGGAGCGGTCAGCGAAGGCTCGGCTGCAATGGAAGCAGGAGAACGGTTTCTCTCCTGCAGAAGTAAAGCAGACAGATTACCAGGAGC
It includes:
- the LOC130534101 gene encoding E3 ubiquitin-protein ligase RNF166; its protein translation is MMAMFWSFVSASAQLRQQQQQPQQQPGSGPGSLAAPTESIESQFSCPICLEVYHKPVSIASCAHTFCGECLQPCLQVTSPLCPLCRVPFDPKKVERSSSVEKQLASFKAPCRGCSKKVTLVKMRSHIVSCSKVQEQIANCPKFVPVVPTSQPIPSNIPNRSTFVCPFCGARNLDQQELVKHCMDNHRNDPNKVVCPVCSAMPWGDPSYKSSNFLQHLLHRHKFSYDTFVDYSIDEDAALQAALTLSLADN